In the Desulfonatronovibrio magnus genome, TCGTTTCAGAGCAAGCTTTTGTTCCTGTTTGCCTTTTATGCCTTTTTCCGACCACACCTTTTTTCCGGTAAAAGGATCAACTCCGCAGTGATACATAATGGTGGATCTCGTAGATGGAGCAGGAGTAAAAATCTGCACCTGCTCCGGGCTGAACTTGAGGTTGGTCTGAGCAAGCCCGGCAAATTCCTTCATATCTCTAATTGTGCATCCCGGATGGGCAGCTATTACATAACATGAAAGGTGGACATTGCGTTTGAGCTTAGATGCCAGCCTGCGGTACAATCTTGCAAACTCCCATACATGGGCAGACCTGGGCTTGTTCATTAGCTTGAGAACATGGTCAACAGAATGCTCAGGAGCTATCTTCATCTGCCCTGACACGTGATGTTTTATCACCTGTTCCAAATATGATGATCCATGCTTTTTATCGCTCAAAACGAGATCAAAACGAATTCCAGAGGCTATAGTTATCTGCTTTGCATTGGTCAATGCCCGAAGACGGTTCAATAGTCGTTTCTGCTTGTGGTGTCCATGCACAAGTCTGCTGCAGACTCCGTCATACCCTGTGCAGCGTCTGTCCTGACAGGGCTTTCCACTGGCCATTAAAGAGCATCCTGAACCATACATATTGGCTGTTGGCCCGCCAACATCGTTTATTACGCCCTTTTCCTTGTCATGCCCAAGCATGTATTGAGCTTCCCTGACTATACTGTCCATACTTCTGCTTATTACGCTTCTGCCCTGATGAATGGCAATGGAACAAAAGGAGCATTCTCCGTAACAGCCGCGATGGGTGGTGATGGAATTGCGAATAGTATCCATGGCCCTGACATGACCCTGACTCTTATGCATTGGATGGACCTGGTTAGTGTAGGGCAGTTCATAAATGCGGTCCAGCTCCTGACGGGAAGGCAAGGGTGCCGGCGGATTCTGAACAAGGAAGCGTGATCCGTATTTCTGAGCCAGCGGACTGCCCCCTGGTCCTGTACTGTTCTGGTAAAACAGCCTGAACATGTCGGCCATGGTTTGTTTATCTTTTGGAATCGCATCATAGTCCGGCAAAGCAACACTGTTCTCTTCCGGTGCATTTTGCATAACACATGTACCGCGAATGCCCTCAAGGCCCTGCCCTGCACTCAGTCTCCCGGCAATTTCCAGCACAGGCGCTTCACCCATGCCATATACGAGTATGTCAGCCTTGGCATCTAAGAGAATACTTCTGCGAATTTTGTTTGTGCGCGGATCATAATGGGCAGTTCTACGCAAACTGGCTTCAATGCCTCCCAGAACTATAGGAACTGTATTTTTAAAATGTCTGCGAATAAGATTGGAGTATACTATACATGCCCGGTCAGGCCTGCGGTTGTTCTTGCCGCCTGGTGTGAAGTCACATGATCTGCGGGGCTTGCCGAGAGACGTGTAGTTGGCGATTTCTGAATCCACACAGCCAGAGCTGACTCCCCAGAAAAGACGGGGTTCACCAAGGGCTGTAATATCTTTGCCTGTTGAGATGTCTGGCTGGGAAATTATACCTACACTATAGCCCTCAGCCTCAAGTACCCTGCCGATGATTGCTGTACCGCAAAAAGATGAATCTATATAGGCATCGCCTGTTATCAAAACCACGTCGGGTCGGGATATTCCTCTGTGGTGCAGTTCCATCAGATTAGTGGCAAGAAACTTGTGATTGTTCATGATTTGATGCGATTTGATAATAATCCTTGTTTGTGCTAAACTGAGATGTTGCAATACTGTAGCTTTACAAATAGCTCTCTGTCTTTGGATATAAGCTTCTCACCCGGGAGGACCGGGACCCAACCTGTGAGTAACTGTCTTTAAAGTGGAGCCTGCATCCTGCAGGCTATTTAATTCCAGGCGGTTGGAAGCCGCCTCCACCTTGAAAAACAGTCCCATATTTGGAAATTGGGACAGTCCCCGCGAGGTACTATAAAAAAGATTGATGCTGCATTGGTTCCTGGAAGAAATTTGCTTTGATGAAAAAATCTACACAGCGAGGGACAGTCCCCCTCCGGGCTGTAAGCCTCCGGGCAGGAAGCTGTACCAAGCGTAAAGCTCTCATCTTTGACGGAACTTTTCTGGCAAATGTGCATCAATCATAAGCAAAAATCGAAAAATATGAAAATTGTAAACGTTTGATTTTATTAGCAAAACGATTGTAGTTACTTGTAAGCTCTTCACCCGGGCGGACCTGGACCGAACCTGTGAGTAACTTACACCACTCGTTCCCAGGCTCCAGCCGCTTCTTTGCAATGTGGCTTAAGCCACAAAAAAAGAGGTAATAGCCTCAACACGTTAGAGATTGCCGCGCTCGAAGACTCGCTCGCAATGACACCTGAGGTGTCAGGGATGTGGTTTCTGAAAACCTGTCACCCACAAGTGAGCCTAAGCGACCGAAGCAATCTGTATGGTAAAACCATAATGCTGTGAATTTATTACTAATATGGTTTTAATTACTTGTAAGCTCCTCACCCGGGCGGCCCGGGACCGAACCTGTGAGTAACTTTAAGAGCCTGTCACTTTTCTGGAAATTGGGACAGTCCCCGCAAGGTACTATAATAAAGCATGATACTGCATTGGTTCCTGGAAAAAATTTGCTTAAATGAAAAAATTTACACAGCGAGGGACAGTCCCTGTGCCAGGCGCAAAGCTCTCATCTTTGACGGAACTTTTCTGGTAATTGAGAATCAATCATATGTAAAAATCTTAAAATTGTGAAAACTATAACCGTCTGATTTTGTTGATAATTTGGTTTTAGTTACTTAGAAGCGATTAACAGGTACGGCTCAACTATCTAAAATAACTTATAATACCCTGAGACCCTGCGCCTTAGCAAGGCAGGGAATGTTCATTAACCTTTAACGGAGGATATTATTTTGAATGAAAAGAAAACTGTAAGTGTTGCAGGTTCCTGGTATAGAATCAATCCACCTGTCTTTTTTGGTTCTGCCGGAATCACACTGATTTTTCTCATCTTTACCCTGCTCAATCCCGAGAGGGCAGCAGATCTTTTTGGCAGCATACAGGGCTGGATTACCACCACTGTTGGCTGGTTCTACATACTTTCAGTTGCCACTTTCCTGCTTTTTGTTATCTATCTCGGTCTGTCCAAATTCGGCACCATCAAACTCGGCCCGGACCACAGCGAACCCGATTATACATATATTTCATGGTTTGCCATGCTTTTTTCAGCAGGCATGGGAATTGGTCTTATGTTTTTCGGTGTTGCTGAACCGGTTATGCACTACATGAGTCCACCTGTAGGAGACCCTGGCAC is a window encoding:
- a CDS encoding YgiQ family radical SAM protein codes for the protein MNNHKFLATNLMELHHRGISRPDVVLITGDAYIDSSFCGTAIIGRVLEAEGYSVGIISQPDISTGKDITALGEPRLFWGVSSGCVDSEIANYTSLGKPRRSCDFTPGGKNNRRPDRACIVYSNLIRRHFKNTVPIVLGGIEASLRRTAHYDPRTNKIRRSILLDAKADILVYGMGEAPVLEIAGRLSAGQGLEGIRGTCVMQNAPEENSVALPDYDAIPKDKQTMADMFRLFYQNSTGPGGSPLAQKYGSRFLVQNPPAPLPSRQELDRIYELPYTNQVHPMHKSQGHVRAMDTIRNSITTHRGCYGECSFCSIAIHQGRSVISRSMDSIVREAQYMLGHDKEKGVINDVGGPTANMYGSGCSLMASGKPCQDRRCTGYDGVCSRLVHGHHKQKRLLNRLRALTNAKQITIASGIRFDLVLSDKKHGSSYLEQVIKHHVSGQMKIAPEHSVDHVLKLMNKPRSAHVWEFARLYRRLASKLKRNVHLSCYVIAAHPGCTIRDMKEFAGLAQTNLKFSPEQVQIFTPAPSTRSTIMYHCGVDPFTGKKVWSEKGIKGKQEQKLALKRKK